The following is a genomic window from Pseudomonas promysalinigenes.
GGTTACGAGCTGCAAGTGGGTGAGCGTGGGCAAAACCTCTCCGGCGGTCAGCGGCAGAACGTCGCGCTGGGCCGCGCCCTGTTGCTCAACCCGCAGATCCTGCTGCTCGATGAGCCCACTGCTGCCATGGACAACACGGGTGAGGAACGCCTCAAACAGCGCCTGCAGGCGGTCATCGAGCACAAGACGGTGCTGCTGGTGACTCACCGTGCTTCGCTGCTGACGCTGGTGGACCGGCTGATCGTTATCGATCGCGGCCAAATTGTTGCCGATGGCCCGAAAGCTTCGGTCATGGATGCACTGAAGAAGGGGCAGATCAGTGTTGCGTAACCTGGATTTCAGCGTGTTCAAGAACGGCCTGCGCCGCTATTTCAAAGGTTCCGAGTCATTGCACGGGCAACCGCTGCCAGAGGTCAGCAAAGCGCTGATCGAGGACGCGCCTCGTATCGTGCGCCTGACCATCTGGGGGGTGATCGCGTTCTTCCTGTTCTTGATTATCTGGGCCTGCTTCGCCCCCATCGATGAGGTGACCCGTGGCGAGGGCAAGGCAATCCCTTCGTCCAAGGTGCAGAAAATTCAGAACCTCGAAGGTGGCATCGTCGCCGAGATCTTCGCCAAGGAAGGGCAGGTGGTCGAGGTTGGCCAACCGCTGCTGCGCCTTGACGAGACCCGTTTCGCTTCCAACGTAGGTGAAACCGAAGCCGATCGCCTGGCCATGGCCCTTCGGGTGCAGCGCCTGAGCGCGGAAGTCGAAGACCGACCGCTGAAGATCGATGAAGAGCTGCGCAAAGCTGCCCCCAGCCAGGCAGCGGATGAGGAGTCGCTGTACCAGAGCCGCCGCCAGCAACTGCAAGATGAGCTCGGTGGTCTGCAGCAGCAATTGGTGCAAAAACAGCAGGAACTGCGCGAATTCACCTCTAAGCGTGCTCAGTACGCCAACAGCCTGCAGCTGCTGCGCCAGGAAATCGGCATGTCCGAACCTTTGGTCGCTCAGGGCGCGGTGTCTCAGGTCGAAATCCTGCGGCTTCGCCGCGCGGAGGTGGAAACCCGGGGTCAGATGGACTCGACGGCCCTCGCCATTCCACGTGCCGAGGCGGCCATCAAGGAAGTCGAAAGCAAGATTGAAGAGACCCGTGGCAAGTTCCGCAGTGAGGCCCTGACCAAGCTCAATGAGGCCCGCACGGAACTCAACAAGGCCACCGCGACCAGCAAGGCGCTGGATGATCGCGTGAGCCGAACGCTGGTCACCTCGCCAGTGCGTGGCGTCGTCAAGCAACTGCTGGTCAATACCATCGGCGGCGTGATCCAGCCAGGCAGCGATATCATCGAAATCGTGCCGCTGGATGACTCGCTGGTGGTCGAAGCCAAGATCCTGCCAAAAGACATCGCATTCCTGCACCCTGGCCAGGAAGCGACCGTCAAGTTCACCGCCTACGACTACACCATCTACGGCGGCCTGAAGGCCAAGCTCGAGCAGATCGGCGCAGACACCATCACTGACGAAGACAAGAAAACCACCTACTACCTGATCAGGTTGCGAACCGAGAAGAGCCACCTAGGAACTGATCAGAAACCGCTACTGATCATCCCAGGCATGGTCGCGACGGTGGACATCATGACGGGCAAGAAGACCATCATGAGCTATCTGCTCAAACCGATCATGAAGGCTCGGGCTGAGGCGCTGCGCGAGCGTTGATCCCTGCCAGCACGCTTTACGGGCTCCCCGTAAAGCGTGACTTCATATGTATATTCTTTAAAGATATTTAAATTATATTTCTTATGCCTCTATAGTCGCTCTCACTGCGTACCCGTCGACCAATCGATGCGCCGCACGACTTGAATCCACACGGGTGAACCCCGTGCGTTTCTGATCGTTGCGCGCCATTGAGTCGCGCACTGCGTGGGAGTGACACATGCCAGCCTCGAACGCCTTGTCGACCATCGACAGCGCCCAGCCGCAAAGTTTTGAAATTCGCCCGTTCTCCGGCGCCGTTGGCGCCGAGATCATCGGCCTGGACCTGGCCAAACCGGTCACTGCCGAGGATTTCACCCGTATCCATCGCGCCCACCTCGACCACCACGTGCTGGTGTTCCGTGAACAGCGAATCAGCCCGGAGCAACAAATTAGCTTCAGCCGCCGTTTCGGCGAGCTGCAGATCCATGTGCTCAAACAGTTTCTACTGGCGGGCCATCCGGAAATCCTGATCGTCTCCAATATCATCGAAAATGGTCAGAACATCGGCTTGGGCGATGCCGGTAAATTCTGGCACTCGGACCTCTCGTACAAAGAGCTGCCAAGCCTCGGCTCCATGCTGCATGCCCAGGAACTGCCCAGTGAAGGCGGCGACACCTTGTTCGCCGACATGCACAAAGCCTGGGAAGCGGTACCCGGGGCCTTGCGCAAGGTGGTCGAGGGTCGCAGTGCCGCTCATTCCTACACAGCGCGTTACGCCGAAACCAAGTTCGAAGGCAACTGGCGGCCAACTCTGACCGCCGAGCAACTGGCGCAGGTCAAGGAAGTCATCCACCCCGTTGTACGCACTCACCCTGAAAACGGCCGCCAGGCGCTATTCGTCAGCGAGGGCTTCACCACCCGCATCATCGGCCTGCCGGACGATGAAAGCCACGACGTGCTGCAGCAGCTCTACGGTTTGAGCGTCCTGGAGCAGAACATCTACCGCCACCAGTGGCAGCCACATGACCTGGTGTTCTGGGACAACCGGTCGCTGATCCATCTCGCCAGCGGATGCCCCGCGCATCTGCGGCGCAAACTGTACCGCACCACCATCCAGGGCGATGCCCCGTTCTGACGACTGAGGAATTCATCATGCGTAAATCCATCAGCCGCCTGGCGGCATCCATTGGCCTGGGTGCCAGCTTGGTTCTAGGCAGCCTGGCGGCCCCCGTCGCGGCCCAAGCCGAAGGCAAGATTCGCATCGCCGAGCAGTTTGGCATCGTCTATCTGCTGCTCAACGTAGTGCGTGACCAACATCTGATCGAAAAGCACGGCAAGCAGCAGGGTATCGATATTGAAGTCGACTGGGCCCAGTTGTCCGGCGGCTCGGCGATCAATGACGCACTGCTGTCCGGTTCGGTGGACATTGCGGGTGCCGGGGTTGGGCCGTTGCTGACTGTTTGGGATCGCACGTACGGGCGGCAGAACGTCAAGGCCGTCGCCTCGCTGGGTAACTTCCCGTACTACTTGGTCAGTAGCAACCCGAACGTGAAGACCATCGCCGACATTTCAGAAAAGGACCGCATCGCCGTGCCTGCCGTTGGGGTGTCGGTGCAGTCGCGGTTTCTGCAGTACGCTGCCGCCCAGCAGTGGGGCGACGAGCAATACAACCGTCTCGACAAGTACACCCTGGCTGTACCCCACCCGGATGCTACCGCAGCGCTTCTGGCCGGTGGCACTGAGCTGAATGGGCACTTCTCTAACCCGCCATTCCAGGACCAGGCGCTGGCCAACAAGAGCGTGCACGTGGTGCTCAACAGCTATGATCTGCTCGGCCCCAATTCGCCGACCCTGCTGTTCGCCACCGAAAAATTCCGCAAGGACAACCCCAAGACATACAAGGCTTTCGTCGACGCCCTGGCCGAGGCGGCGGACTTTGCCCAGAAGGACAAGGCTGCGGCGGCCGATACCTACATTCGCGTGACCAAGGCCAAGATCGACCGCGACACGCTGATCAAGTTGATCGACAACCCGCAGTACGAGTTCACCGTCACCCCAAAGAACACCTACAAGCTTGCCGAGTTCCTGTACCGGGTAGGCGCCATCAAGCACAAGCCGGCGTCTTGGAAGGATTACTTCTTCCAGGATGAACGCCCGCTGCAGGGGAGCTGATCGACCATGACCGCCCCATTGCCAGGCCACACGGCCAGCAACCTGAGCCGTGAGACACCGCCGCCGTTGCTTGAGGTGCACAGCCTTAGCCTCGAATACCGCACCGCGCAGCGCGTGGTGCGGGCCACCCATCAGGTCAGCTTTGAAGTGGATCAAGCCGACCGGTTTGTCCTGCTTGGGCCCTCCGGCTGCGGCAAGTCCACATTGCTCAAGGCCGTTGCCGGTTTCATCGCTCCCCAGGAAGGAGAAATCCTCCTGCAAGGCCACCCGGTCAGCAGCCCTGGGCCTGATCGCATCGTGGTGTTTCAAGAGTTCGACCAATTGCCACCGTGGAAGACGGTGAAAGAGAACATCATGTTTCCGCTGGTCGTGTCTGGGCAGTTAAAGCGGGCTGAAGCTCAGGACCGAGCCCTGCATTATCTGGACAAAGTTGGGCTGGCGGCCTTTGCAGACGCCTACCCGCACACGCTGTCGGGCGGCATGAAGGCCCGAGTGGCAATCGCCCGGGCGCTAGCGACCCAGCCAAAGATACTGCTGATGGACGAGCCTTTCGCAGCGCTCGACGCACTGACCCGGCGCAAAATGCAGGAAGAGCTCCTGCAGCTATGGGAGGAAGTGCGCTTTACGCTGCTGTTCGTTACCCATTCGATTGAGGAGGCGCTGGTGGTGGGCAACCGCATCCTGTTGCTCTCCCCCCATCCAGGGAGAGTCCGGGGGGAGGTGCATAGCCACCAGTACGACCTTGGCAGCCTTGGCGCTGCGGACTTTCAGGCCAGTGCGCGGCGTATCCACCGCTTGCTGTTCGACGAAGCGCAAGCCCCAGAGCAGCCCACCGATCTGAGCTTCAACGATATCCGCATAGCCTACTGACAGGAATTTGCCTCATGATTTCTAGACCTGTGCGCCAGGAATACGAGGTGCAGCTGGAGCCACTGCTCAGCGTACCTGTAGCGCGTAACCTACCTCTGGCACAGCGCTTGTGGCAGCACGGCTGGCTGCGCAAGGCGGTGATCCTGCTGGTGCTCGCAATTTTTTGGGAAGCGATCGCCCGCTACCAGGACAACGACCTGCTGCTGCCTACTTTCCTGCAAACCGCCGCCGCGCTGTGGGACGGCCTGGTCAGTGGTGAACTGCCGGCCAAGGTTGGCGTATCGCTGGTGATTCTGCTCAAAGGCTACGTGCTGGGTATCGTTCTGGCCTTTGGCTTGACCAGCCTTGCCGTATCGACCCAGCTTGGCCGCGACTTACTCGGCACTCTGACCTCGATGTTCAATCCGCTGCCGGCAATCGCCTTGCTGCCGTTGGCACTGCTGTGGTTCGGGCTGGGTGACAACAGCCTGATCTTCGTACTGGTGCATTCGGTGCTGTGGGCACTGGCGCTCAATACCTACGCGGGCTTTCTAGGCGTGTCGGAAACCTTACGCATGGCCGGGCGCAATTACGGCCTCAAAGGCCTGCGTCTGGTGCTGCACATCCTGGTGCCAGCTGCCTTGCCGTCGATTCTCTCCGGGCTGAAGATCGGCTGGGCGTTCGCATGGCGTACCCTGATCGCCGCCGAGCTGGTGTTCGGTGCCAGCAGCGGAAAGGGTGGGCTGGGTTGGTACATTTTCCAGAACCGCAACGAGCTGTATACCGACAAGGTGTTTGCCGGGCTGGCGGTAGTGATTCTCATCGGCCTACTGGTGGAGGGGCTGGTGTTCAATACTGTGGAGCGGCTGACTGTGCGGCGTTGGGGGATGCAGCGTTAATGAGGAAAGCTGGTAATGGCCCTTTCGTTATTCGACAGATAGCAGGGCCATGAACCACCCGATAGAACTGAATGTGTGCCTAAACCCGGATTCCGTCGAAATTGTAGGAAACGTCCGAATAATAGCTTGATCTCCGGCAAACTATTGTGAATTGCATTTTCTAATGCCTAGCCTGTTCCTTTCAGTCGTTTACAGGGAACAGTGACAATGGCTTTCGACGCTTACATTCAAATCGATGAAATCGCTGGTGAAGCGAAGGACGCGCAATACGCCAACTGGATCGAAATCCTCGGCTACTCGTTCGGCACCAGCCAAAGCACTTCTGCCACTGCAAGTTCGGCAGGCGGCGCCACCTCGGGGCGCACAAGCCTCAGCAAACTCTGCTTTACCAAATACCTGGACAACGCCAGCTGCAAGTTGCTCGAAGCCAGTTGCGCTGGGCAGCATCTGAAGCAGGTCAGGTTGGTGGTCTGTCGCGCAGGTGGTGACAAGCTCAAATACTATGAGTTGGTGCTTGAGGAAGTGATCATCGCCGACTACGCACAAAGCGCCCAAACCGGCGTGCCGATTGAGATCATCCAGCTTGACTACGGCCGCATCAAAACCACCTACACCCGGCAACAGCGTGCTGACGGGCGTGCCGGTGGCAATGTCACCGGCGGTTGGGACCGGATCGCCAACAGAAAACATGCGTGAGGGGCGCCCATGTCCGAGGCACGCAGTTTCATAAATCCCACAGCTCAGAATTACGCGTCCCTGAAGCATGGCACGCCGATGAATGCCAACCAGCAGGCCAAGTTCGATGTGCTCAATGGGCATATCGTGAACACCGTGGTGCTGGCAGGGGAGCTGGTGATCGTGGGTGATCCCGGCACGCCCTTGTGCACCGGCCATGAAGCCTATCTCATGGGTAAAGCGATGGGCATCCACCGCGATATTGTGCTTAACGGTGGAGGTGTCGACGGGTTCATGCTGGAAAACTTCGAGATGTTGCAGAGCTTGCTAGCCCATGCCTCGATGGGGGCGGGGGTTGCGAGCGATGGCTGGGCCAGGTATCTGGATGCGATCAGAATCACGCTGGAACAGATTGAGCAAGTACACCGCGAGCATATCAGTGGAGGTGTTTTAAGGGCACGGGAGGCGTTCTACGCCAAGCGTGCGGGGTTGTTCAGCACGTTGGATAAACAGCTAGGAAGGGCTGCCGCCTTCGGCGCTGGTCTTAGAAATCAGGGGTCGATCAAGCGCATGCTGCAGCTTTCTACCAAACGCTACCTGAGTAGCGGGGAGATTTCCGGCTACGCAGAGAAAGTGACTGGGGTGGCGAAGGCTGCGAATTTGATTAAGAAGGGATCATATGTTGGGGTTGCATTAGATGTGGGGGCAACGGGGCTGTCTATCCATAGGGCATGCACAGTCGGTCGGGAGGAAGCGTGTAGAAAGGCTAAATATGTGGAAGGAGGTGGGTTAATTGGAGGTGTCGGTGCAAGCGTTATGATGGGGGCAGTAGGCGGAGCCGCCGGTACCTTTGTATGTGCAGTAGTGTTTGGACTACCGTCCGGTGGGCTTGGCGCACTAGGATGTGCCGTAGCGGGGGGCGTTGTAGGTGGGGAGGTGGGTGGCGAAAAAGGTAAAGCGGGCGGCGAGTGGTTTGGTGAAGTCCTTTATGAGCGCGTTCAACCATGAGCACATATGATATGAACGTGGCTGCTATAGGTTTCTTCGTCTTGGGGCTACTGGCATTTTGCGTGCTTACATTTGTGTCTTTTAGATATCTTGATGAAATTGAAAGTTCGCTATCGGGAAGTCTATTTGTAGCTGGAAATAGAAAGCTTTATTTGCACGCGGGCGTTTTGGGGCGGATCATGCGTATTTGCACTATTGCAACGCTGTTAACTACACCACGCCTATTCGCTCGAAGAGGGCTGGTTAATGAGCCGCAATTACAAATCTTTCCACGCTCATTGAGAAGAATTCTTGTAGTGGCGTGGTGCACGATGTGTGGTGCATCAATTGCTTTCCTTGCGCTCGGATATTTTTGATAGTGTGCACCCGCGACGCTCTGACCTAATTTTTTTAAACTTATTCCCTCCAGGTTATTACAATGTTTTTTCAGTTGGGGGCATAATGGGCGCACAATTCGAGTAATTTTATCGGCAGCGTGAGCCTCGGAACTTTCGCAGGAGCAGTGGCAGGCTTCGTAGCTCCTATCATCTGTGGAGCCGTTGGCGTACCGACCGCTGGAATGGGTTCGCTCGCTTGCGTTGTGATAGTAGGCGGCGTGAGTGGCATGGCGGGTGCTGGGTTAGGATCTATGGGCGGTGAAGGGCTCGGGCAGATTTTGTATGAGGCTAGAAAACGAAAGATATGCAGATAGCCATCCTGGGTATCGGTATGATTGCGGCTCCAGTAAAGATGTTCACTGTCTGGATTGTTGTGGCCTACCGCTATCTCTATCAAGTGGAGGCTTTTTTAAATGTAGCAAGATAGTTGTTAGTAATCGACATAATTGGGCCAGTGTTGGTTTGCTAGGACGTGTAATGCGAATCGGTGCTATATCCGCAATGTTGTCCATGAGTCGATTCTGTGTTGGTAAAGGCCTAGTAGATCCTGGGGAGGTGGAGACAGTTCCAGACCAGATTAAAAAATTGCTTGTTACGTTGTGGCTGCTTCATCTGCTTTTGCTTGAATCGCTAACAGTACTCTGCTTATGGATCGGGACCTTCCGAAGCTGACTACAAAGTAAAGGGTTTTTAGCCTGCTGACTTCACTTTTATGGCCAAACGGTCAAGCTAAATCTATACCTAGATACTGCGCAGCCGCCTCAAACAGTGTTCTCGATATCTCAGTGCGAAGTTCGCTGGGCTGTTCTATCACCACGCCGGCCCCCTGACTAAGCACCCACAAGCGCAGTGCCCATCCATCTTCCACGGTGGCCGTTAGCCGGTGGCCCTGTTCCAGGGCGGTCAATTGCATGTCTGCGCTCAAAGGCGCTTCGCGCAGCTGTCGAGCCAACGGGTCGCTGACCCAGGCCAGTATCTCGATTCCTTCACCGGCCACTGGCTTAAGCGAATCACCTCGCAGGTACCCTTGCAGATCGAAGTTGCCGCGCACTTCGCCTACTACACTGGCCGACCAATGCCAGCCAAATGGAATGCTCTTGTCATTGCGATCGAGCGGAAAAATCAGCGACAGCTCGTTCAGATCGCGCTCGACCGTGCGCTTGCTGACAGTGAAGCCTACGTCACGCAGGCGCCACACCAATTCGGCACTCGTAATGCCGGGGGAGCGGTGGGGTAGCTGACGCAGTAATGCCCATTGGCGGCTGAGGGTGGCGCGGGTGCTGGCGAACGGCAAAAGATAACGTCCTTGTCTAGGCTTGCCACATCAGGATGGCGGCTGGGGCGGGTCATGGCAATTAGCCATAACTGGTTAGGATCAAGGAATACTCATTTGGTTGCCTTACCAAGATTGTTCGCGACAGGTTTTGACGTGGCGTCGCGCAGAATCATCCCTCGTCACAGCCGTGGTCGGGCCTGTGGGTCGTTCAATGAGGATGAACATGTCTGCTGCCAGCAATATCCATTCGCTGCTCGCCCGTCTTCTGCCTGAGCAGATCAATTGCCCACCAGCATCGCCCGGAAGGCGACAGCGGCAGTTCGTAGGGGTTGGTCTACCCAGCCAGCGGGCTTTATTGGTCAACCGACTGGACGAGGCCCACGACCTGCAGGTGATCTATGCCGACCTACGCGAGCTGGCGCTGGCCGGTAGCGTGGCAGCTCTCAACGATCTGGGCTGGATATGGCTCAACGGCAAATATTGGCGGGCCGACACCGGGCTGGCGGGGCACCTGCTGCGCATGGCGGCGCTGCAGGGAAATGCAGCGGCTTGGTTCAACCTGGGGCAGCAGCACTACTTCGGCAAGGGCGTTGCAACCTCCTACGTGCAGGCCGAGGCGTGTTACCGGCAGGCCTTCGAGCGCGGCTTACTGCATGCCGCTGCTGCGCTGGGTGACCTGTACGAAGAAGAAGTCTGCGATGCCGCGCTGGGCTGGCAGGTGGACATGGATCAGGCCTACCAATGGTTTTTCCGCGGGGCCGAGGAGGGTGAGGCGCGTTGCCGGTTCGAAGTGGGTTACCGTTTGTTGCATGGCCTACATGTGAACCCAGACACCAGGGCAGCGTTGTACTGGCTGGAGCTTGCAGCGGCAACCGGCGTAATACAGGCGGCCGAGGAGTTGGCTGTCCATTTCAGCCGCGGGGATGACGCGCGTTACCGAGATTGGCGCGACCGGGCAGTGCAAATGGGTAGCAGCTTGGCCTTGACCATGAAGCTGGAGGATCAAGTTCAGCCCTGATCGATCAGATGTTGGTGCGGCCGTTCGTAGGTAATCCGTTCATCCAGCTATGCACAGTACCCAGGCCTGAGGTGTCTGCAGGAGCGGATTTACCCACGCAGGGCGGCAACCTGAAAACCAGCATGTGATCGACGCCTGTCGTCGGTCGCGGTTGACGACAGGGGGAGGCACAGGCGTATATTGATAGTTAGCAAACTATGAATATCCTTGGTTCCCTGAATGTCTATTGACTCCCTGCGCCTGCAAGTCAGCAGTGGCATGGTGGTGGCCGCCCGCCACTGGCGGCGGATCTGCCACAACGCACTGATTGGCTACGGCATCTCCGAAGCCTGCGCCGCACCGCTGTTGATGATCGTGCGTCTGGGCGACGGCGTGCACCAAGTGGCCGTCGCTCAGGCGGCCGGCCTGGAAAGCCCGTCGCTGGTACGCCTGCTTGATCAGTTGTGCAAGGCTGGGCTGGTCTGCCGTAGTGAAGACCCCCTCGACCGCCGCGCCAAGGCTTTGAGCTTGACTGCCGAAGGCCGACGCCTGGCCGAAGCCATTGAGGCCGAACTGGTACGCGTGCGCCATGAGGTGCTCAAAGGCATCGACGAGGCCGACCTGCAAGCTGCTCTGCGTGTGTTGCGAGCCTTCGAGGCCGCTGGCCTCGGCACCGCCGGTGGGGTGGCATGAACGGTTTCTTCAGCTCGGTCCCGCCGGCTCGTGACTGGTTCTACGGGGTGCGCACCTTCGCCGCATCGATGATCGCCTTGTACATTGCGCTACTGCTGCAGTTGCCGCGTCCGTACTGGGCCATGGCCACGGTTTACATCGTCTCGAGCCCATTCGTCGGGCCGACCAGCTCCAAAGCACTGTACCGTGCGCTGGGCACCTTGCTCGGTGCCGCCGGGGCGATCTTCCTGGTTCCACCCTTGGTGCAGTCGCCATTGCTGTTGAGCATCGCCATTGCCTTGTGGACCGGCACCTTGCTGTTTCTTTCGCTGAACTTGCGCACGGCCAACAACTACGTGCTGATGCTGGCCGGCTACACCTTGCCAATGATTGCCTTGGCGGTAGTCGACAACCCGTTGGCGGTGTTCGATGTGGCATCGTCTCGGGCTCAGGAAATCTGTTTGGGGATCGTCTGCGCAGCAGTGGTCGGGGCGGTATTCTGGCCGCGCCGGCTGGCCCCTGTGGTGGTCGGTGCGACCGGCAACTGGTTCAGCGAAGCGATTCGCTACAGCGATACCTACCTTTCCCGCGATGCCAGCGCCGACAAAGTCGGGGGCATGCGTGTCGCGATGGTGACCACCTTCAATTCGCTGGAGTTGATGATCGGCCAACTCGGCCACGAAGGTGCGGGCCCACACACCCTCAAGAACGCGCGTGAATTGCGCGGACGGATGATCCACCTGTTGCCGGTGATCGATGCCCTCGACGACGCACTCGTCGCCCTCGAGGGCCGCGCTCCGGCTCATTTTGCCCAGCTTCAACCAGTGCTCGAAGCAGCCCGGCAGTGGCTCAAGGGCACTGCCGACAGTGCCTCGGTGACGCGTTGGGCTAGCCTGCATGAGCAGATCGACCGCTTGCAGCCGGGCGCTGCGGCGCTTGATCAGCGCGCCGAGTTGCTGCTGTCCAACGCGCTTTACCGGC
Proteins encoded in this region:
- a CDS encoding tetratricopeptide repeat protein, with product MSAASNIHSLLARLLPEQINCPPASPGRRQRQFVGVGLPSQRALLVNRLDEAHDLQVIYADLRELALAGSVAALNDLGWIWLNGKYWRADTGLAGHLLRMAALQGNAAAWFNLGQQHYFGKGVATSYVQAEACYRQAFERGLLHAAAALGDLYEEEVCDAALGWQVDMDQAYQWFFRGAEEGEARCRFEVGYRLLHGLHVNPDTRAALYWLELAAATGVIQAAEELAVHFSRGDDARYRDWRDRAVQMGSSLALTMKLEDQVQP
- a CDS encoding HlyD family type I secretion periplasmic adaptor subunit — its product is MDFSVFKNGLRRYFKGSESLHGQPLPEVSKALIEDAPRIVRLTIWGVIAFFLFLIIWACFAPIDEVTRGEGKAIPSSKVQKIQNLEGGIVAEIFAKEGQVVEVGQPLLRLDETRFASNVGETEADRLAMALRVQRLSAEVEDRPLKIDEELRKAAPSQAADEESLYQSRRQQLQDELGGLQQQLVQKQQELREFTSKRAQYANSLQLLRQEIGMSEPLVAQGAVSQVEILRLRRAEVETRGQMDSTALAIPRAEAAIKEVESKIEETRGKFRSEALTKLNEARTELNKATATSKALDDRVSRTLVTSPVRGVVKQLLVNTIGGVIQPGSDIIEIVPLDDSLVVEAKILPKDIAFLHPGQEATVKFTAYDYTIYGGLKAKLEQIGADTITDEDKKTTYYLIRLRTEKSHLGTDQKPLLIIPGMVATVDIMTGKKTIMSYLLKPIMKARAEALRER
- a CDS encoding ABC transporter substrate-binding protein; this translates as MRKSISRLAASIGLGASLVLGSLAAPVAAQAEGKIRIAEQFGIVYLLLNVVRDQHLIEKHGKQQGIDIEVDWAQLSGGSAINDALLSGSVDIAGAGVGPLLTVWDRTYGRQNVKAVASLGNFPYYLVSSNPNVKTIADISEKDRIAVPAVGVSVQSRFLQYAAAQQWGDEQYNRLDKYTLAVPHPDATAALLAGGTELNGHFSNPPFQDQALANKSVHVVLNSYDLLGPNSPTLLFATEKFRKDNPKTYKAFVDALAEAADFAQKDKAAAADTYIRVTKAKIDRDTLIKLIDNPQYEFTVTPKNTYKLAEFLYRVGAIKHKPASWKDYFFQDERPLQGS
- a CDS encoding ABC transporter ATP-binding protein yields the protein MTAPLPGHTASNLSRETPPPLLEVHSLSLEYRTAQRVVRATHQVSFEVDQADRFVLLGPSGCGKSTLLKAVAGFIAPQEGEILLQGHPVSSPGPDRIVVFQEFDQLPPWKTVKENIMFPLVVSGQLKRAEAQDRALHYLDKVGLAAFADAYPHTLSGGMKARVAIARALATQPKILLMDEPFAALDALTRRKMQEELLQLWEEVRFTLLFVTHSIEEALVVGNRILLLSPHPGRVRGEVHSHQYDLGSLGAADFQASARRIHRLLFDEAQAPEQPTDLSFNDIRIAY
- a CDS encoding WYL domain-containing protein; the encoded protein is MPFASTRATLSRQWALLRQLPHRSPGITSAELVWRLRDVGFTVSKRTVERDLNELSLIFPLDRNDKSIPFGWHWSASVVGEVRGNFDLQGYLRGDSLKPVAGEGIEILAWVSDPLARQLREAPLSADMQLTALEQGHRLTATVEDGWALRLWVLSQGAGVVIEQPSELRTEISRTLFEAAAQYLGIDLA
- a CDS encoding ABC transporter permease, yielding MISRPVRQEYEVQLEPLLSVPVARNLPLAQRLWQHGWLRKAVILLVLAIFWEAIARYQDNDLLLPTFLQTAAALWDGLVSGELPAKVGVSLVILLKGYVLGIVLAFGLTSLAVSTQLGRDLLGTLTSMFNPLPAIALLPLALLWFGLGDNSLIFVLVHSVLWALALNTYAGFLGVSETLRMAGRNYGLKGLRLVLHILVPAALPSILSGLKIGWAFAWRTLIAAELVFGASSGKGGLGWYIFQNRNELYTDKVFAGLAVVILIGLLVEGLVFNTVERLTVRRWGMQR
- a CDS encoding Hcp family type VI secretion system effector is translated as MAFDAYIQIDEIAGEAKDAQYANWIEILGYSFGTSQSTSATASSAGGATSGRTSLSKLCFTKYLDNASCKLLEASCAGQHLKQVRLVVCRAGGDKLKYYELVLEEVIIADYAQSAQTGVPIEIIQLDYGRIKTTYTRQQRADGRAGGNVTGGWDRIANRKHA
- a CDS encoding TauD/TfdA dioxygenase family protein, with the translated sequence MPASNALSTIDSAQPQSFEIRPFSGAVGAEIIGLDLAKPVTAEDFTRIHRAHLDHHVLVFREQRISPEQQISFSRRFGELQIHVLKQFLLAGHPEILIVSNIIENGQNIGLGDAGKFWHSDLSYKELPSLGSMLHAQELPSEGGDTLFADMHKAWEAVPGALRKVVEGRSAAHSYTARYAETKFEGNWRPTLTAEQLAQVKEVIHPVVRTHPENGRQALFVSEGFTTRIIGLPDDESHDVLQQLYGLSVLEQNIYRHQWQPHDLVFWDNRSLIHLASGCPAHLRRKLYRTTIQGDAPF
- a CDS encoding MarR family winged helix-turn-helix transcriptional regulator; this encodes MSIDSLRLQVSSGMVVAARHWRRICHNALIGYGISEACAAPLLMIVRLGDGVHQVAVAQAAGLESPSLVRLLDQLCKAGLVCRSEDPLDRRAKALSLTAEGRRLAEAIEAELVRVRHEVLKGIDEADLQAALRVLRAFEAAGLGTAGGVA